Proteins from a single region of Belliella baltica DSM 15883:
- a CDS encoding DUF2911 domain-containing protein, which produces MKKTLITILSATLLFSRGGANKETTEVTLEAETEELSNLEKEHLLEKVAYADSVNVGLIEDTFKGSARREAIGSIGDATVTINYGSPGKRGRVIWNGLVSYDQVWVSGSHWATAVTFSEDVVINEVEVPAGMYGFFTIPGREEWTLIINKHYDQHLADEYDEADDLVRVSVKPIDLDNEVQRLTYEVDKVSDTEGAISLSWDQVKVSMPFSIK; this is translated from the coding sequence ATGAAAAAAACACTCATTACCATACTTTCCGCCACTTTACTATTCTCTCGTGGTGGTGCAAATAAGGAAACTACAGAAGTCACCCTTGAAGCAGAAACTGAAGAGCTTTCTAACTTGGAGAAAGAGCATCTCTTGGAGAAAGTAGCTTATGCCGACAGCGTCAATGTTGGCTTGATAGAAGATACCTTCAAAGGCAGTGCTAGAAGAGAAGCTATTGGTTCCATTGGTGATGCTACTGTCACGATCAATTATGGTTCTCCAGGAAAAAGGGGACGTGTAATCTGGAATGGCTTGGTTTCTTATGATCAAGTATGGGTCAGTGGTTCGCACTGGGCTACAGCAGTGACATTTTCAGAAGATGTAGTAATAAATGAAGTCGAGGTACCTGCTGGGATGTATGGATTCTTTACCATCCCTGGAAGAGAGGAATGGACATTAATTATCAATAAGCATTATGACCAGCATCTAGCAGACGAATATGATGAAGCAGATGATCTGGTAAGGGTAAGCGTCAAGCCAATCGATCTAGACAATGAAGTGCAGCGACTAACCTACGAAGTGGATAAAGTCTCAGACACTGAAGGTGCCATCTCCCTCAGCTGGGATCAGGTCAAAGTAAGTATGCCATTCAGCATCAAATAA
- the tnpC gene encoding IS66 family transposase: protein MGKNSVDYWYSWDYVLIFRKHFYSILDHRDTLIQELIKMNLQLMEQVKSLKSRVSDLENELARYRNPKNSRNSSVPPSKDENRPKKNQSLRQDTGRKTGGQPGHKGHTLEMTSSPDIIENHIPLFCTCCGGDLSAVPAELSSKRQVLDLPVIKVVCTEHRIFSKNCSCGEKISGSFPDNINAPIQYGSGVETIVGYLHARQYVPYRRMKELLRDCFGINLSEGSIDNIIGRFARKSAPIYAKIKTAVSKSPVIGADETGAKVDGNKQWVWTYQTEELTLLAISESRGLKAMNTHFPDGFGKAVLCHDAWRAYFNYSENLHQLCCAHLLRELNYIVERYKSKWADSLRALFREAISLKRKLKKLSDPENSRSIASIEEKMDNLLAQPVESKHKEAVSLQKRLLKYRKSLFTFLYHQKVPPDNNASERAIRNIKVKQKISGQFKSNNGAENFSVIRSVVDTLIKRSGNILENLNHIANLQPE from the coding sequence GTGGGGAAAAACAGCGTGGATTATTGGTATTCATGGGATTATGTGCTGATATTCAGGAAACATTTCTATAGTATATTGGACCACAGGGATACGCTTATTCAGGAACTGATCAAGATGAACCTCCAGCTTATGGAGCAGGTCAAGTCTTTAAAATCTAGGGTATCCGATTTGGAAAATGAGCTTGCCCGTTACCGTAATCCCAAAAACAGCCGCAACAGCTCGGTTCCCCCTTCAAAAGACGAGAACCGCCCCAAAAAAAATCAGAGTCTCCGTCAGGATACAGGGCGCAAAACCGGCGGTCAGCCTGGACACAAAGGCCATACCCTTGAAATGACATCCTCCCCGGACATAATAGAAAACCACATCCCTTTATTCTGTACCTGCTGTGGTGGTGATCTGTCGGCGGTTCCAGCAGAACTGTCCTCCAAAAGACAGGTCCTGGATCTTCCTGTGATTAAAGTGGTATGTACCGAGCATAGAATCTTTTCCAAAAACTGTTCCTGTGGAGAAAAGATCAGTGGGTCATTCCCTGACAATATCAATGCCCCCATACAGTACGGGAGCGGTGTTGAAACCATTGTCGGTTATCTGCATGCCAGACAGTATGTTCCCTATAGAAGGATGAAAGAACTTCTCAGGGACTGCTTCGGTATTAATCTCAGCGAGGGGAGTATCGATAACATTATCGGTAGGTTTGCCCGCAAGTCTGCACCAATATATGCAAAGATAAAGACGGCAGTCTCTAAAAGTCCTGTGATAGGAGCTGACGAGACTGGGGCTAAAGTGGATGGAAACAAACAGTGGGTCTGGACTTATCAGACCGAGGAACTCACCCTGTTAGCTATATCTGAATCACGTGGACTTAAGGCGATGAATACACATTTTCCCGATGGGTTCGGAAAGGCAGTATTGTGCCACGATGCATGGAGGGCATACTTCAACTATTCGGAAAACCTGCACCAGCTCTGTTGTGCACATCTGCTTAGGGAGCTCAACTACATTGTTGAACGCTATAAATCTAAATGGGCTGACAGCCTTAGGGCCCTGTTCAGGGAAGCTATCTCACTGAAGAGAAAACTCAAAAAACTATCAGATCCAGAGAATAGCAGGAGTATTGCTTCCATTGAAGAGAAGATGGATAACCTACTCGCCCAACCTGTAGAGTCAAAACATAAAGAAGCAGTATCCCTACAAAAAAGACTCCTGAAATACAGAAAGTCACTTTTTACTTTTCTCTATCACCAAAAAGTACCACCGGATAACAATGCCTCTGAAAGAGCCATACGCAACATCAAGGTGAAACAAAAAATATCAGGACAGTTCAAATCCAACAATGGAGCTGAAAACTTCAGTGTTATAAGATCCGTCGTGGATACCCTGATCAAACGTTCGGGAAATATCTTAGAAAATCTAAATCATATAGCTAATTTACAACCTGAGTAG
- a CDS encoding vitamin K epoxide reductase family protein yields MTYSFHVLQLWTGVTLLVEKTEKSLEPSYKKNRLIGKVKSGMIAIIAVLLLTLIISQFINLSIDLDRAIGLLSLLILKGVGLVVASMLLWYEVDKSNSTLKEFCSGGKKVNCDAVLSSGSLLGEISISNLAFGYFFSGFLLLLFSNFSTSSFLLLGYISYLSIPIVFSSLYYQYFKLKNWCVFCLWIAGLLTLEFTIFRILPVSGILEIQDLLVFAILFTASMFAWILLKPYLLDQNKLYAYKRKLANFKSDKEVFSHLLSGSKKILSSPKGLGITLTNPTAKYQVLKVCNPYCGPCARAHPILEHLHDQGLIELQILFVPDENPESIKTKTINHILSISQENDSFTTKKALDSWYSANQKDLVKFSKKYQSSISVEQNEKKLSAMRTWCIQEEISRTPTIYINGHLLHEYYSIDDLQLVLN; encoded by the coding sequence ATGACTTACTCTTTTCATGTATTACAATTATGGACTGGAGTAACCCTCTTAGTTGAAAAAACGGAAAAATCATTAGAGCCAAGTTATAAGAAGAATCGACTAATTGGTAAAGTCAAAAGTGGAATGATTGCAATCATCGCAGTCTTGTTACTGACACTAATAATTTCACAGTTTATTAATCTATCAATTGATCTTGATAGAGCAATTGGGCTACTTTCATTACTGATTTTGAAAGGGGTTGGACTTGTAGTGGCATCTATGCTACTTTGGTATGAGGTTGATAAATCTAACTCTACATTGAAGGAATTTTGTTCAGGAGGGAAGAAAGTAAACTGTGATGCGGTATTGAGTTCAGGTTCTTTGCTTGGTGAAATCTCTATTAGCAACTTAGCATTTGGATATTTTTTCAGCGGATTTCTATTACTACTTTTCAGTAATTTTTCTACATCTTCTTTTCTATTGTTAGGATACATAAGCTATTTAAGTATCCCTATTGTCTTTTCCTCCTTATATTATCAGTATTTCAAACTTAAGAACTGGTGTGTTTTCTGTCTCTGGATTGCAGGGTTACTTACTTTGGAATTTACAATATTTAGAATCTTACCGGTATCTGGTATTTTAGAAATCCAGGATTTATTGGTTTTTGCGATACTATTTACAGCAAGTATGTTTGCTTGGATCTTATTGAAGCCATATTTACTCGACCAAAACAAGCTCTATGCTTATAAAAGAAAGTTGGCAAATTTCAAATCTGACAAAGAAGTTTTCAGCCACTTGCTGTCAGGTTCAAAAAAGATTTTATCCTCTCCTAAAGGATTAGGAATAACTTTAACCAATCCTACTGCCAAGTATCAGGTGCTAAAGGTATGTAACCCTTACTGTGGTCCTTGTGCTAGAGCACATCCAATTCTTGAGCACCTCCATGATCAGGGTTTGATTGAATTACAAATATTGTTTGTCCCAGATGAAAACCCGGAGAGTATCAAAACCAAAACGATCAACCATATCCTTTCAATTAGTCAAGAAAATGATAGCTTCACAACCAAAAAGGCATTGGATAGCTGGTACAGTGCAAATCAAAAGGATTTAGTAAAATTTTCTAAAAAGTATCAATCTTCCATTTCAGTTGAACAAAACGAGAAAAAACTTTCAGCTATGAGAACTTGGTGTATTCAGGAGGAAATATCCCGAACCCCTACGATCTATATTAATGGACACTTACTGCATGAATATTATTCTATTGATGATCTACAGCTTGTATTGAATTAG
- a CDS encoding DUF2490 domain-containing protein, whose translation MLQRGNFFRVGHRIRTDQTFFNEESMLWRARYRYAVQFPLQGRNLDPGEKYLTVSNEVIYMFQDSEDDLENRLVASLGFYVDDDTKYEVGLDYRTDDYLVPDRFRSRLWLKFGVYWSL comes from the coding sequence ATCTTACAAAGGGGCAATTTTTTTAGAGTTGGTCACAGAATCAGAACAGATCAAACTTTTTTCAATGAAGAATCCATGCTTTGGAGGGCGAGATATAGATATGCAGTTCAATTTCCTTTACAAGGGAGAAATCTGGATCCGGGAGAAAAGTACCTGACTGTATCCAATGAGGTCATTTATATGTTCCAGGATTCAGAGGACGATTTGGAAAACAGATTGGTCGCATCTTTGGGCTTTTATGTAGACGATGATACCAAATACGAAGTCGGACTTGATTATAGAACTGATGATTACCTGGTTCCAGATCGATTCAGAAGTCGGCTTTGGCTAAAGTTCGGCGTGTATTGGTCATTGTAA
- a CDS encoding TonB-dependent receptor, producing MKKILSLVMLICFFGLQQELLAQTRVVRGKVLSDEDGLGLPGAAVLVKGTTLGTTTDMEGEFSVEVPSGRNVLVISYIGMRSQEVNIANQNDITVTLKFDDTDLSEIIVTGTRVGARSRIDSPVPVDIIPVSEVIDAVGQIDLNQILTYIAPSFQSSRQTISDGTDHMDPAQLRGLGTDQVLVLVNGKRRHQSALVNVNGTVNRGSVGTDLNAIPANAVEKIEILRDGAAAQYGSDAIAGVINIVLKKSEGLSGNVAAGTHVTNFQRDYILNDGQNAGANISDGDMVSAALNYGLKIGQEGFLNITGEYSRRGFTNRSGTYVGQIFPSVGGVNVDEQELTSRGLTRQDFDMRIGNSAINSGGIMLNFSLPLKNGMELYSFGGYNNKRGNAAGFYRYPNAVPGAARQNVFQIYPNGFLPEINTDITDLSNTLGITGNLGDWRFDLSNTYGQNIFDFLITNSVNYTQALTNPNFQREFDAGGLNFLQNTVNFDLSKKYDILAGLNVAAGTEFRVERFGVREGEESSYRNFDPNSGVAAGAQVFPGFAPSTAGTWNRNNIGVYLDMEQDFSQAFSVAGALRFENYSDFGSTLNYKLASRYKITDGFVLRGSTSTGFRAPSMQQRFYSRVNTLFVTLPGQGLVPVEAGTFRNDSEPARILGIPTLRQETSRSFTLGTTLQPVDNLEITVDAYQIDIDDRIVLTNNFTAGGDPVLAEQLSAANANTANFFTNAIDTRARGIESVITYNLFFRNNSKLSLILAGTFIDNSVKKDENGNPIIKASPVLEATGQIGSYFNREDQSRIEVANPRNKVSFMANYNVGKFTFMYRAVRFGEITYLDPTMGTDPSAWPINTLTGQRESLDQTFSSKIVTDVTVSYKFNDNFRLNVGANNLFDVYPDVQDHSGNFSLGRFVYSRRVQQMGFNGRFIFARLNFNF from the coding sequence ATGAAAAAAATTTTATCACTAGTAATGCTGATTTGCTTTTTTGGGCTACAGCAAGAGCTTTTAGCGCAGACAAGGGTAGTCCGGGGAAAGGTACTTTCCGATGAAGATGGACTTGGTTTGCCAGGTGCAGCAGTCTTGGTCAAAGGTACCACCTTAGGAACCACTACTGATATGGAAGGTGAGTTTTCCGTGGAAGTTCCTTCTGGAAGAAATGTGTTGGTCATCTCATATATAGGGATGAGAAGCCAAGAGGTCAATATTGCCAACCAAAATGACATTACAGTTACGCTTAAGTTTGATGATACGGACCTTTCCGAAATCATTGTAACAGGAACGCGCGTAGGGGCAAGGTCAAGGATAGACTCCCCCGTTCCAGTGGACATCATTCCTGTTTCAGAGGTCATCGATGCGGTAGGTCAAATCGATCTGAATCAGATCCTGACCTATATCGCCCCATCATTTCAGTCAAGCCGTCAGACCATTTCTGATGGTACTGACCATATGGATCCGGCTCAATTGAGAGGTCTTGGAACAGATCAAGTATTGGTACTCGTAAATGGTAAAAGAAGACATCAGTCTGCTTTGGTGAATGTCAACGGTACTGTTAACAGAGGAAGTGTGGGTACAGACTTGAATGCCATTCCTGCCAATGCAGTGGAAAAAATTGAGATTCTAAGGGATGGGGCGGCTGCACAATATGGTTCAGATGCCATTGCAGGGGTTATCAATATTGTATTGAAGAAGAGTGAAGGCCTTTCTGGAAATGTGGCAGCAGGTACACATGTGACCAATTTTCAAAGGGATTACATCCTCAATGATGGTCAGAATGCAGGAGCCAATATCAGTGATGGAGACATGGTGAGTGCTGCCCTGAATTATGGTTTGAAAATAGGACAAGAGGGATTCTTGAATATTACAGGCGAATATTCAAGAAGGGGTTTTACGAACAGGTCAGGAACTTATGTTGGCCAAATTTTCCCTTCCGTGGGAGGTGTGAATGTGGATGAACAGGAGTTGACTTCCAGGGGACTTACCAGACAGGATTTTGATATGAGAATCGGTAACTCTGCCATCAACAGTGGCGGTATCATGTTAAACTTCTCCTTGCCGCTTAAAAATGGCATGGAACTGTACTCTTTTGGCGGTTATAACAACAAACGAGGGAATGCAGCAGGTTTTTATAGGTATCCTAATGCTGTACCTGGAGCTGCAAGACAGAATGTATTCCAGATTTATCCAAACGGTTTCCTGCCTGAAATCAATACAGATATTACCGACTTGTCCAATACCTTGGGTATAACCGGCAACTTGGGAGATTGGAGATTTGACCTTTCCAATACCTATGGTCAGAATATTTTTGACTTCTTGATCACTAATTCTGTGAATTATACACAAGCTTTGACTAACCCTAATTTCCAAAGGGAATTTGATGCAGGGGGATTAAATTTCTTACAGAATACAGTCAATTTTGATCTTTCTAAAAAGTATGATATCCTTGCGGGTCTGAATGTGGCAGCGGGCACAGAATTCAGGGTGGAAAGATTTGGTGTAAGGGAAGGAGAGGAATCCTCTTATAGAAACTTTGACCCGAACTCTGGAGTGGCTGCCGGTGCACAGGTATTCCCAGGATTTGCCCCATCCACTGCTGGCACCTGGAACAGGAACAATATAGGTGTTTACCTGGACATGGAGCAGGATTTTAGCCAAGCTTTCAGTGTGGCAGGTGCTTTGAGATTTGAAAATTATTCTGATTTTGGAAGCACGCTTAATTATAAATTGGCTTCCCGTTATAAAATCACTGACGGATTTGTCTTGAGAGGTTCTACTTCTACTGGTTTCCGTGCACCTTCCATGCAGCAGAGATTTTACTCCAGGGTCAATACTTTATTTGTTACCCTTCCAGGTCAGGGTCTGGTACCTGTGGAAGCAGGAACTTTCAGGAATGACAGTGAGCCTGCAAGAATTTTGGGAATCCCTACTTTAAGACAGGAGACTTCCAGAAGTTTTACTTTGGGTACTACTTTGCAGCCTGTAGATAATTTGGAAATCACGGTGGATGCCTATCAGATTGATATCGATGACAGAATAGTGTTGACCAACAACTTCACAGCAGGCGGTGATCCGGTGTTGGCTGAGCAATTAAGTGCAGCCAATGCCAATACGGCCAACTTCTTCACCAATGCCATAGATACCAGAGCAAGAGGTATTGAATCAGTGATTACCTACAATCTATTTTTTAGGAATAATTCTAAGTTGAGCCTGATTTTGGCGGGTACTTTTATTGACAATTCTGTCAAGAAAGATGAAAACGGAAATCCAATCATTAAAGCCTCACCAGTTTTGGAAGCTACCGGTCAGATTGGTAGTTACTTCAATAGAGAAGATCAAAGTAGAATTGAAGTAGCCAATCCAAGAAATAAGGTAAGCTTTATGGCTAACTACAATGTAGGAAAATTCACGTTTATGTACAGGGCTGTGAGATTTGGAGAGATAACTTACTTGGATCCGACTATGGGTACAGATCCCTCTGCTTGGCCAATCAATACTTTGACAGGTCAAAGGGAATCACTGGATCAGACCTTCTCTTCAAAAATTGTGACCGATGTAACCGTGAGTTACAAATTTAATGACAACTTCAGACTGAATGTTGGGGCCAATAACCTATTTGATGTTTACCCGGATGTACAAGACCATAGCGGCAACTTCAGTTTGGGTAGATTTGTCTATTCCAGACGTGTGCAGCAAATGGGCTTCAACGGAAGGTTTATCTTTGCCCGTTTGAACTTCAATTTCTAA
- a CDS encoding IS4 family transposase, translated as MSNITLFSQIIKKIERSIFKKLVEEKQTDKACKGFDSWTHLVSMLFCHFAKSTSVRDISNGLRSATGNLNHLGIAKAPSKSSISYQNKRRDSDLFKELYYGLLKHLGQQASLSRVKLRIKAPVYLLDSTVVSLCLSMFDWATFRTKKGAVKMHTLLDYDGKLPVYVNITEGSMADNKGAYDIPLEKGSVIVADRYYNDFPMLNIWDSKGVFFVIRHKDNLKFSTINERQLPENTAQEVLIDEEIELVHQQSKVKYPGKLRRVAVWDEKNQQTVELITNNFKWSAKTIGDLYRCRWEIEIFFRDIKQLLHIKTFIGTSKNAVMIQIWTALITILLLKVMKATAKFGWHLSNLVAFIRLNIFVKIELQKWLDKPFEDHEKPPQKSQQGVLFPDYR; from the coding sequence ATGAGTAATATTACATTGTTTTCTCAGATTATTAAAAAAATCGAACGTTCAATTTTCAAGAAACTGGTTGAAGAGAAGCAAACAGACAAGGCCTGCAAAGGCTTTGACAGCTGGACGCATTTGGTGTCCATGCTTTTCTGTCATTTTGCCAAGAGTACTTCTGTAAGGGATATTTCAAACGGCCTGCGTTCGGCCACGGGGAACCTAAACCATCTGGGGATTGCCAAGGCACCATCCAAGTCCAGTATCAGTTATCAGAACAAGCGCAGGGACTCTGACCTGTTCAAGGAGCTGTATTACGGACTTCTGAAGCATTTAGGACAGCAGGCGTCCCTGAGCAGGGTAAAATTACGGATCAAGGCTCCCGTCTATCTGCTCGACTCCACGGTGGTAAGTCTTTGCCTTTCGATGTTTGACTGGGCAACCTTCAGGACCAAAAAGGGTGCTGTAAAGATGCATACGCTTCTGGACTATGACGGGAAACTCCCTGTTTATGTGAATATTACAGAAGGAAGTATGGCCGACAATAAGGGCGCTTATGATATTCCTTTGGAGAAAGGATCCGTTATAGTGGCTGACCGCTATTACAATGACTTTCCGATGCTCAACATTTGGGACAGCAAGGGGGTCTTTTTCGTCATAAGGCACAAGGATAACCTTAAGTTCAGCACAATCAATGAACGTCAACTCCCTGAAAATACTGCACAGGAAGTACTCATAGACGAAGAAATTGAACTGGTCCACCAGCAGTCCAAAGTGAAGTACCCCGGAAAACTCAGAAGAGTGGCTGTATGGGACGAAAAAAACCAACAGACCGTAGAACTGATTACCAATAACTTCAAATGGTCAGCAAAGACAATCGGTGATCTTTACCGGTGCCGATGGGAGATTGAGATCTTCTTCAGGGACATCAAGCAGTTACTCCATATCAAAACCTTTATCGGAACATCGAAAAATGCCGTGATGATCCAGATATGGACCGCGCTGATCACCATTCTGCTCCTAAAAGTGATGAAGGCAACCGCTAAATTCGGATGGCATCTGTCCAATCTGGTTGCATTTATCAGACTGAACATATTCGTTAAAATAGAGCTGCAAAAGTGGCTGGACAAACCCTTTGAAGACCATGAAAAACCTCCTCAAAAAAGCCAACAGGGGGTTCTATTTCCGGATTACAGATAA
- a CDS encoding Txe/YoeB family addiction module toxin: MKYIFVDESWEDYLYWQKTDKNKLKKINELLKDIARNPFDGLGKPEPLKHKYAGFWSRRIDSEHRLIYQYREGEILIAKCRFHYD; encoded by the coding sequence ATGAAGTATATTTTTGTAGATGAGTCTTGGGAAGATTATTTGTATTGGCAAAAAACCGACAAGAATAAGCTCAAGAAAATAAATGAACTTTTAAAAGATATTGCCCGAAACCCTTTTGATGGGCTGGGAAAGCCTGAGCCATTGAAGCATAAATATGCCGGATTCTGGTCTAGACGGATTGATAGCGAACATAGACTTATTTACCAATACAGAGAAGGAGAAATATTGATTGCTAAATGCAGGTTCCATTATGACTAG
- a CDS encoding type II toxin-antitoxin system Phd/YefM family antitoxin → MQITTVSEFRKDIKTYLDRVAKNFETLIINRGKDSGIVVMSLQEYNSLMATNHELSSRKNELRLDAAIDKLKKGDAFSNDLIEIK, encoded by the coding sequence ATGCAAATTACAACTGTCTCAGAGTTTAGAAAAGATATTAAGACTTACTTGGATAGAGTTGCAAAAAACTTTGAAACTTTGATTATAAATCGTGGTAAAGATTCTGGAATTGTAGTCATGTCTCTGCAAGAGTACAATTCGCTGATGGCCACAAATCACGAATTATCTTCTCGAAAAAATGAACTAAGATTAGACGCTGCAATTGACAAACTAAAGAAAGGAGACGCTTTTAGTAATGACTTAATTGAAATTAAATGA
- the truA gene encoding tRNA pseudouridine(38-40) synthase TruA, translated as MQNKPFTYLFYIQYLGLRYHGWQKQPGLKTIQGKLEKVFRYVFGHEEFNILSAGRTDSGVSCHRGAFELFNIAEIDLPSFIDQVNENLPDDIRLLEGKRVSLDFNIIQDVTAKEYRYSFTSGEKFHPFVAGNLTYFSGELDIDSMKATADIFVGEHDFRRFCAKQKQSDNYHRQIFESEILEDNLLLTDGSSLKRYCYRVKGKGFLMHQVRLMMGSLLEVGKGIITKADIQEALKSHETSPLSGKVPSNGLVLYGVEF; from the coding sequence ATGCAAAACAAACCCTTCACCTACCTTTTTTATATCCAATATTTAGGTTTGCGCTATCACGGCTGGCAGAAGCAGCCCGGATTGAAAACGATCCAAGGGAAATTGGAAAAGGTTTTTAGGTATGTATTTGGTCATGAAGAATTCAATATTTTAAGTGCTGGTAGGACAGATTCGGGAGTTTCCTGTCACAGAGGAGCTTTTGAGTTGTTCAATATTGCTGAGATCGATCTGCCTTCATTTATTGATCAAGTCAATGAGAATTTACCAGATGATATCAGGTTGTTAGAGGGAAAGCGAGTTTCCTTAGATTTTAATATCATCCAAGATGTTACTGCGAAAGAGTATCGATACTCCTTTACATCCGGGGAAAAGTTTCACCCTTTTGTAGCCGGGAATTTAACATACTTTTCAGGGGAACTCGATATCGATTCGATGAAAGCTACTGCTGATATTTTTGTTGGTGAGCATGATTTCAGAAGATTCTGCGCCAAGCAAAAGCAATCTGATAACTACCACAGACAGATTTTTGAGTCTGAGATTTTGGAAGATAACTTGTTACTGACTGATGGGTCAAGTCTAAAAAGATATTGCTATCGGGTCAAAGGAAAAGGTTTTCTGATGCATCAAGTCAGACTGATGATGGGGAGTTTACTGGAAGTGGGAAAAGGAATCATCACCAAAGCAGACATTCAAGAAGCCTTAAAAAGCCATGAGACAAGTCCTTTGAGTGGGAAAGTTCCTTCGAACGGATTGGTGCTTTATGGGGTGGAGTTTTAA
- the leuB gene encoding 3-isopropylmalate dehydrogenase — protein sequence MEMNIALLPGDGIGPEVIAQAVKVVKAVGKKFGHTINFEEAAVGAAAIDLTGNPYPDATHEVCLRADAVLFGAIGDPKYDNDPKAKVRPEQGLLEMRKKLGLFANIRPTFTFPSLIHKSPLKLERVEGVDFVFFRELTGGIYFGEPRGRNEQGTKAFDTNVYTKEEITRLARMGFEAAQKRRKLLTCVDKANVLATSRLWRETVQELAPEYPDVKVEYEFVDAVAMRLIQWPKAYDVLITENLFGDILTDEASVISGSMGLMPSASVGTENKLFEPIHGSYPQAAGKDIANPLATVLSAAMMFEYAFDLKAEAQAISDVVNKSLSEGIVTEDIAEGAKAYKTSEVGDWLAENL from the coding sequence ATGGAAATGAATATAGCGCTACTGCCAGGTGATGGCATAGGACCTGAGGTAATTGCTCAGGCAGTAAAAGTGGTCAAAGCTGTTGGAAAGAAGTTTGGCCATACGATCAATTTCGAAGAAGCGGCTGTTGGGGCTGCAGCAATCGACTTGACAGGAAATCCTTACCCGGATGCAACCCATGAAGTTTGCTTAAGAGCAGATGCGGTGCTTTTTGGAGCTATCGGAGATCCTAAATATGACAATGATCCCAAAGCTAAAGTAAGACCAGAACAAGGTCTTTTGGAAATGAGAAAAAAATTGGGACTCTTTGCCAATATCCGACCGACATTTACTTTTCCTTCCTTGATTCACAAATCTCCTTTGAAGCTAGAAAGAGTCGAAGGCGTAGATTTTGTTTTCTTCAGAGAACTGACTGGCGGAATCTATTTTGGTGAGCCAAGAGGACGAAACGAGCAAGGAACAAAGGCTTTTGATACAAATGTCTACACCAAAGAAGAAATCACGAGATTGGCTCGAATGGGTTTCGAAGCTGCGCAAAAAAGAAGAAAATTGCTGACTTGTGTGGATAAAGCCAATGTCCTAGCTACTTCCAGATTGTGGAGGGAAACAGTGCAAGAACTTGCTCCAGAATATCCTGATGTCAAAGTAGAATATGAATTTGTGGATGCGGTGGCGATGCGCTTGATCCAATGGCCAAAAGCTTATGATGTATTGATTACAGAGAATCTTTTTGGAGATATTTTGACTGACGAAGCTTCTGTAATTTCGGGTTCTATGGGTTTGATGCCATCAGCGTCGGTTGGTACAGAAAATAAGTTATTCGAACCAATTCACGGTTCTTACCCGCAAGCAGCAGGCAAAGATATCGCCAATCCATTGGCAACAGTGCTTTCAGCAGCGATGATGTTTGAATATGCTTTTGATCTGAAAGCAGAAGCTCAAGCCATTTCCGATGTAGTCAATAAGTCTCTTTCAGAAGGAATCGTAACCGAAGATATCGCCGAAGGTGCCAAAGCTTATAAGACCTCTGAAGTAGGGGATTGGTTGGCGGAGAATCTTTGA